DNA sequence from the Candidatus Zixiibacteriota bacterium genome:
CGGCCGCCAGCCCGCGGCGCTCCCGGGCCGCCAGCGAGTCCGCCCCGTTTTCGCCGGCGGCCTGGTACCGCCCGAGCCTCGGCTCGACGATCCATGCCGTCACCGCCGTCCCGATCGCCGTGAGCAGGAACGTCGAAGCGATCATGAAATAGTAGTTGGCGGTGGGCGGCACGGAATATTCAGGATCGTAAAGACGCGCCGCTTCCTGGGTGAGCCCGGCGAGCAGCGGGTCCAGCGGCGTCAGAAAGAGGTTGGCGCTGAAGCCGCCCGAAACGCCGGCAAAGGCGGCCGCCAGCCCGGCGATCGGATGACGACCCACTTGGGCGAACAGCACGGCACCGAGAGGAACGAGAATCACGTAACCCGCGTCGACGGCAAGACTGGCATTCACTCCCGCGAAGATCACGGCTGCCGTGACGAGCCAGCGGGGCGCCGCCCGGACCAGGCCCTTGAGCGCGGCGCCGAAAAGGCCGCTCCGCTCGGCGACGCCGACGCCGATCATCGCGACCAGCACGGTCCCGAGAGGGGCGAAACCGGTGAAGTTGGGCACGGCCCGGGTGACGATGTTCTGCAGCCCCTTGCGGTCGAGGAGATTGACCACGGTGACCGGCTTGCCGGTCCCCGGGTGAACCGCGGAGACACCGAGGGCGTGCGCGATCCACGAAACGACGAGGACCGCGGCGGCGAAGAGCAAAAAAAGGAAGAACGGATGCGGCAGCCGGTTCCCCCAAAGCTCGACGCGGTCGAGCATCCCCGGCAGGAGTTTCTTGCGCCTGCTTTCTTCCGGCATGCTGGACCGAACTATTATCTCGGCGCGCCGCTGTCAAGAACAAGAACCCGAGCTTCTGCCCGCGCTTCGCGCGGGCGAAACGATTGAAGGCCCGAAAAATTAATGCTAGACGAAAACGGTTATGGCCAGGTACCGCGTGACGGTGGATACGGGAGGAACTTTTTCCGATTTCGTCTTTTTCGACGAATCATCCGGCGAGATCACGATCACCAAGGTCCCCTCCACCCCCAGGGAGCCGTTTCAAGCCGTGCTCAACGGCGTGAAGGAGCTTCTCGATCGCGGCGTCGCTCCCGGAGACGTCTCTTTTTTCTGTCACGGCACCACGGTCGGGACCAACGCGCTGCTCGAGGAAAAGGGCGCGCGGACCGGTCTGCTCGTCACCGAGGGGTTTCGCGGCATCTACGAGGTCATGGAGCAAACCCGCGGTTACGGGCCGGCCACCTACGATCTGTTCTTCGAGAAGCCGAAGCTGCTCGCAACCCCCTACTACACCGAAGAGATCCCCGAGCGGATCGATTTCCAGGGGCGGGTGCTCAAGCCGATCGACGTCGAGG
Encoded proteins:
- a CDS encoding AbgT family transporter, which codes for MPEESRRKKLLPGMLDRVELWGNRLPHPFFLFLLFAAAVLVVSWIAHALGVSAVHPGTGKPVTVVNLLDRKGLQNIVTRAVPNFTGFAPLGTVLVAMIGVGVAERSGLFGAALKGLVRAAPRWLVTAAVIFAGVNASLAVDAGYVILVPLGAVLFAQVGRHPIAGLAAAFAGVSGGFSANLFLTPLDPLLAGLTQEAARLYDPEYSVPPTANYYFMIASTFLLTAIGTAVTAWIVEPRLGRYQAAGENGADSLAARERRGLAAAGAAIVGELVLLGIVTIPENGLLRDANGTLDPFFQGMVMLMALGFLLPGVAYGMAAGTIASHRDIARMIEETMATMGSYVALAFAASQFVAYFGWSNLGLILAVAGADLLRASGLSGATLILLFIFVCAVIDLFVASASAKWAVMGPVFVPMLMIMGYSPELTQAAYRIGDSFTNIVTPLMPYMPLVIAFAQKYEGKIGVGTIVTLMLPYSVAFAAGWTLLLLAWVLLGLPLGPGSGMSYPA